In the genome of Mesorhizobium sp. NBSH29, the window CTTTACGATCAGGCCAAGGATGGCATCGTCGACATCGTCTGGACTTTGCCCGGCTCCACGCCCGGTCGGTTCCCCTCGACCGAAGTGTTTGAACTGCCCTTCATGATGACCAATGCCGAGGCCACCTCGCGCGCCTATTGGGATCTGTTCGAGAAGGAAATGAAAGACACCGAGTTCAAGGATACGCATGTCCTCGGCGTCTGGGTCCATGGTCCCGGCGTGCTTCACACCAAGTCACCGATCACCAAGCTGGAAGACCTCAAGGGCATGAAGGTGCGCGCGCCAACCCGCATCATTAATGCGCTTTTGGGCCAGCTCGGCGCCACGCCCGTCGGCATGCCGGTGCCACAGATCACCGAGGCCCTTTCCAAGGGCGTCATCGATGGTTGCGTCATCCCCTGGGAGGTCACCCCGGCGCTGAAGGTGCCGGAGCTTGTCTCCAACCACACCGAGTTTGGCGGCGACCGCGCATTCTACACCACCACCTTCGTGCTGGCCATGAACAAGGCCAAGTATGACGCGCTTCCTGATGATCTGAAAAAGGTCCTGGATGACAATTCCGGGCAGGAGTTCGCAGCCTTCGCTGGCAAGACCCAGGCCGGCGCCGATGCTCCAAGCCGCAAGATCGCGGTTGATCGCGGCAACAACATCATCGAGATCAGCGCCGAGGATACCGAAACCTGGAAAAAGGCCGCCGAGCCGGTCTACGCCCAGTGGATCGAGGAGATGAAGGCCAAGAACATCGATGGCCAGAAACTCATCGACGAAGCCCACGCGCTGATCGAGAAATATTCCAAGTAGGCGTCAAAACATTTCCTCTCCCCGCGCAAGCTGGGGAGAGGTCGCACCGCGCAACCGGTGACGGAGAGGGGGCTAGCCGCGCAGACAATGCTCATCAGCAGCAAAGTGTCCGCGCCCTGGCTTCCGGGCAAACAAGGGCCGCACAAGCGGCCAGGGGAACACATGTCTGCATTCATGCATGGGCTGGCCAAAACCCTTGCCGTCCTTGGCGGTATCGTGCTCGTGGCGGTAACGGCGATGACCGTTGCCTCCATCACCGGGCGCGCACTTATCTTCATGGGCCTTGGTCCGGTGCCGGGTGATTTCGAGCTGGTGCAGGTTGGCGTCGGCTTTGCCGTCTTTGCGTTCCTGCCCTGGTGCCAGCTCAACCGCGGCCACGCCACGGTGGATATTCTGGCGCCGCTGATGTCGGGCCGGGTGAACCGCCTGATCGACCTCATAGCCGAACTGCTGATGACAATCGTCCTCGCCCTCATCGCCTGGCAGCTTTATTACGGCATGATGGACAAGCTCGCTTACACCGAAACCAGCTTCATTCTGCAATTCCCGATCTGGTGGGCCTATGCCGCCTGTCTGGTGGCAAGCGTCGGCGCTGTCATCGTGTCGGTTTACATGGTGTTTTTGCGCGCTGCCGAGTTGAGCTCAGGCGTCCTTCATACCGCGTCCGGACAAGGGGCCTCTCATTGACCAGTTTTGAAATCGGCCTCTGGTCATTTCCGCTCCTTCTTGCGCTGATCTTCATGCGCATTCCTATCGGCCTCGCCATGCTGGTCTGCGGGCTGGGCGGCAGCTGGATTCTGTTTGGTAATGTGTCGCCGGTCCTGGCTAAACTGAAGAACGAAACCTATTCCACCTTTTCGGGCTATTCGCTCACCATCGTGCCGCTGTTTCTGCTGATGGGCCAATTTGCCACCTTGGGCGGCATGTCCCAGGCCCTTTTCAAGGCCGCTAACACCTGGCTGGGCCATCGCCGCGGCGGCGTTGCCATGGCGGCGGTGGGTGCCTGCGCCGGCTTTGGTGCCATCTGCGGTTCGTCGCTGGCAACAGCCGCCACCATGAGCCAGGTGGCGCTGCCCGAGCTGCGCCGCTACGGCTATTCAGGCGCTCTCGCCACCGGCACGCTGGCTGCTGGCGGCACGCTCGGCATCCTCATCCCGCCTTCGGTCATCCTCGTCATCTATGCAATTCTGGCCGAGCAGAACATCGCAAAACTGTTCGTCGCCGCTTTCGTGCCGGGCGTTCTGGCGGCCTTGGGCTATATGATCGCCATTTCCATCTACGTGCGCATCTGGCCCAAATCAGCGGGCATGGCAGAGCGCGCGCCTTACCGTGAGCGCTGGCGTGCGTTGATCGATGTCTGGCCGGTCATGGTGGTATTCTTTTCGGTCGTCGGCGGCATCTATCTCGGCGTCTTCACGCCAACAGAGGGGGCGGCGGTCGGCGCCGCCGGCACCGGCATCATCGCCCTCATCAATGGCGGCCTGACCCGTCAGACGTTCGTTCAGTCCATCATGGCCACCGCCACCGCCACTGCGATGATCTTCTTCATCGTGCTGGGCGCAGGCTTTTACAATTCCTTTCTTGCCATGGCGCAGGTGCCCCAGATGATGGCCGGCTTTGTCACCGAGCAGGGTTTTAATCCCTGGCTGGTGATGACGCTGATCCTGCTTCTCTATCTTCTGTTCGGCTGCGTCATGGACTCACTGTCGATGATCCTGCTCACCATCCCGATCTTCTTCCCCATTGTCACCGCGTTGGATTTTGGGCTGGCACCGGAGGAATTTGCCATCTGGTTCGGCATCCTGGTGCTGATCGTCGTCGAGGTCGGCCTCATCACGCCGCCGGTCGGCATGAACCTCTTCGTCATCAACCAGATGGACCGGCAAACGCCCATCTCCGCCACCTATCGGGGTGTTATGCCCTTCATCGCCAGCGACATCATCCGCGTCGCGCTGCTGACCCTGTTCCCCGCCATCTCACTGTTCATGGTGCGCTGGCTCTACTAGTCCCTCAAGGCTTGGTGCGCAGGCTCCAGTGCGCCAGCTCGCTCAATCGTGATAGGGTCGTTTATCTTGAAACTTGGTGTTGGCGCTCCAACTGCGTAATCATGGGCAGCCTCGAGACCTTTTCCCCGGTCCCATTGTCCGCAAGGAGTATTTTTATGAAACGTTTTCTCACCGCTTTGTCCATTTTAGCAGTTTCGACGGTCCTCGGACATGCATCCGGCGAAAACTGGATCATCAAGGATACCAAATCCCCGGTCGCTGAAACCGTGCAGAAACTGGTCGCCGCCATCGAAATGGCAGGCAGCAAGGTGTTCGCGACCATCGATCACGCCGCCGGGGCGAAAACCGTTGGTTCAGATCTGGAGCCCATGGTGCTGGTGATTTTCGGCAATCCGAAGGTTGGCACACCCATGCTGGAGGCGGATCGTCATGTTGGCATCGACCTGCCGGTCCGCGTGCTGGTCTGGGACGAGGACGGCAAGACGCATATCGGCTACGAAGACCCGCAGAGCATGAAGACCATGTATGGACTTGACGGAGCGGAAGGCTCGCTCTCAGCCTTGAGCGGCGCACTGGAAAAACTCACCACTGCGGCTGCGCAATAGCAACTGCTTAAGGCGCGGCGGGAACGCTCCTGCCGCTTCCCCGCATGTCAGGCGTTGACCGCCGCCCCATAAATATTGGTCGAGCGCGTTCCTGAGCGGCAATAGGCAAACACCGGACGGCTCGCTCCATCCAGCACCCTGCGCATCGCTTCAACATCGGCCTCGGTCATCGGCTGGGTGCTGCCGAAGGGAATATGGTGAAACGCCATTCCCTCGGCCTCAACAGCCTCCCGGATAGCGGCGACAGAGGGCTGGCCCGGATCTTCATCGTCGGGTCGGTTGCAGATCACCGTGCTGTAACCTTCAGCCTTCAGTGTGGCAGCATCCGATGCCTGGATCTGGCCCGAAACGGCGTAAGTGTCATTGATTCTACGAATATCCATGGGTGCGGTCCTGCTGTCTGGGTCATGCGGTCACGCGTCCTGACCGGCACTTTCGTCAATGTTGTGCCATCACCCCCGGTCGCCGGCAACTGGCGGCGCGCATATTGGCGCAATCAGCTTCTGGTCAGGGCATCTGCCAGCGAGAGCTTGCGCCGGGCCGCGTCCACCAGAAGAGAGGACGGCGCGAAGATGGCCCTGCCGGTGGTCTCGTGCCACCGAGCCAGCGTCGCAACAATCTGGTCGATCCCCAGGCTCTGCGCATAAAACATCGGCCCACCCTTGGCGACCGGGAAGCCATAGCCATGCACCCAGACGATATCGATGTCGGATGCACGAGTGGCTATGCCTTCCTCAAGAATCTTCGCGCCCTCATTGATCATCGGGTAGAGCGTGCGCTCGATAATCTCCTCGGCAGTGATGTCACGCCGGTCCACACCCTCGCGTCGTGCGGTCTCGCGGATAAGCGTGTCCACTTCAGGATCGACATGAGGCGTGCGCGCGCCGCTCTCATACCGATAAAATCCCTTCGCGGTCTTCTGCCCTAAGCGCCCCGCCTCGCACAGCGCATCGGCAATAGCTGCGGTCTTTCCCTGTGCCTTTCGGTTGCGCCAGCTGATATCGAGCCCCGCAAGGTCAAGCATCTGGAACGGGCCCATCGGCCAGCCGAAGTCGGCAAACACCTGGTCGATCTGTTGTGGCGAGGCGCCCTCCAGAAGCAGCGCCTCAAGCTCTGCACCGCGTGCCGCCAGCATGCGATTGCCCACGAACCCGTGGCACACGCCAACCACCACGGCCACCTTGCCGATGCGCTTGGCCAGCGCCAGCATCGAGGCAATCACCTCCGGGTCGGTCTTTTCCGCCCGCACGATCTCCAGAAGCCGCATCACATTGGCTGGCGAAAAGAAGTGCGCTCCCACCAGGTCGCGGGCCCGGCCCGTTGCAGCTGCAATCGCGTTGACGTCCAGATACGAAGTGTTGGTTGCCAAAATGGCGCCCGGCTTGGCGACCGCCTCAATCCTGGCAAACACCTCGTGCTTGACCGCCATGTCCTCGAACACCGCCTCGACGATGAAATCACAATCGCCGAGATCGGCATAATCCGTGCTGCCGGAAAACAGCGCCATGCGCTGGCTGGCGGCGTCCTGCGTGAGTGACCCGCGCGATACTGAAATGCCGTAGTTCTTTTCGATCGTCGCCAGTCCACGCGCCAGCGCGTCCGCATTCATCTCCACCAGTCGAACCGGAATGCCGCCATTGGCCAGCGCCATGGCAATGCCGCCACCCATGGTTCCCGCCCCGATCACGCCGGCGCGTTTGATGTCTCGTGGAGTGATATCGCGACCGATACCCGGAACCTTGGTCGCCTCGCGCTCAGCAAAGAACAGATGCCGTTGCGCCCGCGATTGCTCCCCCTCCATAAGCGTCACAAACAGATCCCGCTCTGCTGCCAGCGCCGCATC includes:
- a CDS encoding DUF302 domain-containing protein, with amino-acid sequence MKRFLTALSILAVSTVLGHASGENWIIKDTKSPVAETVQKLVAAIEMAGSKVFATIDHAAGAKTVGSDLEPMVLVIFGNPKVGTPMLEADRHVGIDLPVRVLVWDEDGKTHIGYEDPQSMKTMYGLDGAEGSLSALSGALEKLTTAAAQ
- a CDS encoding TIGR01244 family sulfur transferase yields the protein MDIRRINDTYAVSGQIQASDAATLKAEGYSTVICNRPDDEDPGQPSVAAIREAVEAEGMAFHHIPFGSTQPMTEADVEAMRRVLDGASRPVFAYCRSGTRSTNIYGAAVNA
- a CDS encoding 3-hydroxyacyl-CoA dehydrogenase NAD-binding domain-containing protein, producing the protein MSVSTTTIENRIALVVLDNPPVNALSHALRDGAYKALEAARDNDDVDAIVIACAGRTFVAGADITEFGKPMQAPDLRALIAMIEAIKKPTVAAIHGTALGGGLELALGCHFRVADRAAKLGLPEVKLGLLPGAGGTVRLPYLVGAQAALGLIVSGTPISAQKAHEFGLVDLIAGDDLVQEAMAFATAKAQQGLAPQPVRDRRDTIEATDLAALEAAAAEFARKARGLHAPLACIEAVRNAATLPFDAALAAERDLFVTLMEGEQSRAQRHLFFAEREATKVPGIGRDITPRDIKRAGVIGAGTMGGGIAMALANGGIPVRLVEMNADALARGLATIEKNYGISVSRGSLTQDAASQRMALFSGSTDYADLGDCDFIVEAVFEDMAVKHEVFARIEAVAKPGAILATNTSYLDVNAIAAATGRARDLVGAHFFSPANVMRLLEIVRAEKTDPEVIASMLALAKRIGKVAVVVGVCHGFVGNRMLAARGAELEALLLEGASPQQIDQVFADFGWPMGPFQMLDLAGLDISWRNRKAQGKTAAIADALCEAGRLGQKTAKGFYRYESGARTPHVDPEVDTLIRETARREGVDRRDITAEEIIERTLYPMINEGAKILEEGIATRASDIDIVWVHGYGFPVAKGGPMFYAQSLGIDQIVATLARWHETTGRAIFAPSSLLVDAARRKLSLADALTRS
- a CDS encoding TRAP transporter substrate-binding protein, whose amino-acid sequence is MKYHSIRNLVLAGALTALGAITAAGSAFAQDVTLRLHQFLPPQANVPKLVLDPWADKIEKESGGRIKIERYPAMQLGGTPPQLYDQAKDGIVDIVWTLPGSTPGRFPSTEVFELPFMMTNAEATSRAYWDLFEKEMKDTEFKDTHVLGVWVHGPGVLHTKSPITKLEDLKGMKVRAPTRIINALLGQLGATPVGMPVPQITEALSKGVIDGCVIPWEVTPALKVPELVSNHTEFGGDRAFYTTTFVLAMNKAKYDALPDDLKKVLDDNSGQEFAAFAGKTQAGADAPSRKIAVDRGNNIIEISAEDTETWKKAAEPVYAQWIEEMKAKNIDGQKLIDEAHALIEKYSK
- a CDS encoding TRAP transporter large permease, which gives rise to MTSFEIGLWSFPLLLALIFMRIPIGLAMLVCGLGGSWILFGNVSPVLAKLKNETYSTFSGYSLTIVPLFLLMGQFATLGGMSQALFKAANTWLGHRRGGVAMAAVGACAGFGAICGSSLATAATMSQVALPELRRYGYSGALATGTLAAGGTLGILIPPSVILVIYAILAEQNIAKLFVAAFVPGVLAALGYMIAISIYVRIWPKSAGMAERAPYRERWRALIDVWPVMVVFFSVVGGIYLGVFTPTEGAAVGAAGTGIIALINGGLTRQTFVQSIMATATATAMIFFIVLGAGFYNSFLAMAQVPQMMAGFVTEQGFNPWLVMTLILLLYLLFGCVMDSLSMILLTIPIFFPIVTALDFGLAPEEFAIWFGILVLIVVEVGLITPPVGMNLFVINQMDRQTPISATYRGVMPFIASDIIRVALLTLFPAISLFMVRWLY
- a CDS encoding TRAP transporter small permease, which encodes MSAFMHGLAKTLAVLGGIVLVAVTAMTVASITGRALIFMGLGPVPGDFELVQVGVGFAVFAFLPWCQLNRGHATVDILAPLMSGRVNRLIDLIAELLMTIVLALIAWQLYYGMMDKLAYTETSFILQFPIWWAYAACLVASVGAVIVSVYMVFLRAAELSSGVLHTASGQGASH